The proteins below come from a single Sander vitreus isolate 19-12246 chromosome 15, sanVit1, whole genome shotgun sequence genomic window:
- the tspan10 gene encoding tetraspanin-10: MRNYFSTKRIYLPWSRRDTTHNESSPLIPKASSAKEDVEELGNVTPEFHQAGPNNGQDNNSPVSTSIQPHYKYSFMDYFLKYFLFLCNLVFTVLGLVVLGLGMWGLISKESFAQEKIGNIGTDPMLILVTLGFVLTTLCLSGCVGALRENCSLLKLFSAAVLVLITAQVLAAIMAYSLQDQVGGYLRSGMLAAMVRYQDDLDLRFITDEIQSNLQCCGADNYRDWELNIYYNCSAPGVLACGVPATCCVDPLENGTVWNSQCGLGAQLLDEFSAQSVIFLGGCLGGLSRWIEQHEGLIGTVGIVVLGVQILTLFITTRLLESIQWHKVYL; the protein is encoded by the exons ATGAGGAATTATTTCAGTACAAAAAGAATTTATTTGCCGTGGTCGAGGAGGGACACCACACATAATGAGTCCAGTCCGCTCATACCAAAG GCAAGCTCTGCAAAAGAGGACGTTGAGGAGCTTGGCAATGTCACCCCTGAATTTCACCAAGCAGGGCCAAACAATGGACAGGACAACAACAGCCCCGTATCCACAAGCATCCAACCACACTACAAATATTCTTTTATGGACTATTTCCTGAAATACTTTCTGTTCCTGTGCAATCTGGTGTTCACAGTTCTGGGCCTGGTGGTCCTTGGTCTGGGCATGTGGGGCCTAATTAGCAAAGAGTCGTTTGCTCAGGAGAAGATCGGCAATATCGGCACTGACCCAATGCTGATACTTGTGACTCTGGGCTTTGTGCTAACTACGCTGTGCCTGTCAGGCTGTGTGGGTGCCTTAAGAGAGAACTGCTCTTTACTGAAGCTGTTCTCTGCAGCAGTGTTGGTGCTCATCACAGCCCAGGTCCTAGCTGCCATTATGGCCTACAGTCTGCAAGATCAGGTTGGAGGCTACCTGCGATCAGGGATGTTAGCTGCCATGGTGCGCTACCAGGACGATCTGGATCTGAGGTTCATCACGGACGAGATTCAGTCAAATCTGCAGTGCTGTGGGGCAGATAACTACCGTGACTGGGAGCTCAACAT ATATTACAACTGCTCAGCTCCAGGAGTGCTGGCCTGTGGCGTGCCAGCGACATGCTGTGTGGATCCTTTGGAGAACGGCACAGTGTGGAACTCTCAGTGTGGTTTAGGAGCCCAGCTGCTGGATGAGTTTAGTGCTCAGAGTGTGATCTTCCTGGGCGGCTGTCTGGGGGGACTGTCCCGCTGGATCGAGCAGCATGAAGGCCTGATAGGAACTGTTGGAATCGTCGTACTGGGGGTCCAGATTCTGACTTTGTTTATCACTACACGACTGTTAGAAAGCATCCAGTGGCATAAAGTTTACTTATAA